The Candidatus Hepatincola sp. Av genome contains the following window.
GCATAGCGGTTAGACGATTCTTACCAGATTTCGGGTAAAAGTCTACCTTTTCTAAAGCCGCTAAGGCCTTTTGCCGAACATTGTTATGGTCTAGGCTAATAAACCATTGGGTAGTTAAACGGTAAATTAATGGAGCCTTAGAACGCCATGAATGCGGGTAACTATGTTCAATTTCATAAGTGCCAAGTAATGTATTAGCTTCTGCTAAGGCTTCTAAAATTACTGGAGCTACCTTAAAAATATGTTGCCCTGCAAATAAAGGAACACTATTAATATAAAGCCCTGCATCTGAAATAATCTCTAAGGGAGTAATATTATTCTTTTTACATAAATAAAAATCATCTTCCCCATGAGCCGGAGCAATATGCACCAGTCCTGTACCAGTTTTTGTATCTACAAAGTCGGCAGATAAGGTAGGAATAATATATTTAAAACCACTATTATACAAAGGATGTTCTAATTGCAAGCCTTGTAAACCTTGTTGTTTATCTAAAACATTATAAGAATTTATTCCTAACCTTGCTGCTACTTCTTTTACTAAGTCTTCTGCTATAATTAGTTTAATACCTTTTTTTAATAAGCTATCTTCAGCTACAGTAACTACTTCTAATAAGCTATAAGCAATAGATTCACCATAGGCTACCGCTTGGTTTGCCGGTAAAGTCCATGGGGTTGTTGTCCAGATAGCTACCAAAGCATTCTGCCAACTTTCAGCTACCGCTTTAACCACTTTAAAGCCCACAAAAGCAGTAATAGCTTTTTTATCGTGATACTCCACCTCTGCTTCCGCTAAAGCTGTCTTTTCAACACAAGACCATAAAACCGGACGTTTACCCTGATAAAGCCCACCTTGTTTTAGTACTTGAAAGATACTTGTTAGGATTGTAACTTCCACTTGGGGCTGGGTGGTAATATAAGAATTATCAAAATCGGCAAAAACACCTAATTCTTTAAATTCTTCTTTTTGAATAGTTATCCATTTATCGGCAAATTCTTTACACTCTTGGCGGAATTTATTTACTTCTATTTCTTCTTTAGCTTGCCCTAATTTTTTATATTTTTCTTCAATTTTCCACTCAATAGGCAAACCATGGCAATCCCAACCTAAAATTAAAGGTGCTAGAAAACCTTGTACACTGTAAGCCTTTACAATAATATCTTTTAATATCTTATTCAAAGCATGCCCAATATGAATATGCCCATTAGCATAAGGAGGGCCATCATGTAAAATAAATTTAGGCTTCCCTGTATTCTTTTTAATAATTTCTTTATAAATACCAATTTCTTGCCATGCTTTTAATACTTTTGCATCTAGTGCTGGTAAGTTCGCTTTCATGGAAAAGTCTGTTTTTGGTAATCTAACTGATGCTTTTATATCTTGTGCCATATTTTTTATTTTCTAATATCTTTGCTTTTTACTTAAACACTTTAAGGTGAATAGTAGATAATGTTTATATATAACAATATTAAGATACTAGTATATATACTAATATCTGTTACCTTTATTGCTTAGCAAAATACTCCTTTAGAGTTGTTACATCTTTACTTATTTGTTGTTTTAGTAACTCTATAGAGGGAAACTTCATTTCATTACGAAGAAACTTTAAAAACTCTACTTTTATGAGTTTATCATATATATTTTTATTGTAATTAAAAATATGTACCTCTAAAAATTCTTGGTGATCGGTCAAGGTTGGGCGGATACCAAAGTTCGCAATCCCTTGGTATTTAATTTCATCAATTATAGCATAAACTGCATAAACGCCATATTTAGGTGAAACATAATCTTTTAATTTTATATTAGCTGTAGGAAAATCTAGGATTCTAGCTAATTTATTACCTTCTACTACAATTCCTGAAACTATATAATTACGCCCTAATAAATTGTAAATACTAGCACAATCACCTAAAGAAATACTCTGACGCACAAGGGATGATGAATAAACCTGCCCTTGCTTATTTTTAGCAAAAGGTACAATAATATGCTTAATATTATATTTTTTAGCTATTGCGGTTAATAAGGTTACATTGCCTAACTGTTTAGTGCCAAAAGTAAAATTATTACCGGTTACAATAGTTTTTACCTTAAGTTTATTAACTAAAATTTTTTCTACAAATTCTTCAGGGCTAAGTTGATATATTTCATTAAAAGGTAAAACCTTAATTTCACTTACGCCATAACTCTTAAGAAGGTTTATTTTATCGGCTGTTTTAGTAATTAAATAATTACTAACTTTCTTAAAAAATACTACAGGATGCGGTTCAAAGGTTATTACTCCATAAGGTTCAGTTTTAGCTACCTCTTGAAGAACTTTTAATAATTCTTGGTGCCCTTTGTGGATACCATCAAAATTACCTATTGCAAATATTGAACAATTATTTTTTAACATAGTCTTCCTTGTTTACTTACTATCCTAAAGGTAAGTATACACAAAATTGTTGTGCATAATAGTTACTTTTTTGTAATAAATTGTAAGAGTATATCATCTTCTGCAATAATACTAGATAAATTATCGGTATTAAAAAGCCTACCTTCTTTTAAATTATAAGGGTTTAAAGCGAAAGAATTATAAATATTACCTAAATGCTGGGCTACTTGTGATGGCGCATTAAACCTATAACTAGCAAAGTTTACTTTAGTTAAAGGAAATAAATCTGTTTTTTTAATTAGTAAAGGTTGGTTAGCGGTATGTTCTTGCCATAATACATAATAAGTTTCAGGCTTATTATAAATTCCATTAGGATTAGTAAGATTAATTTGATGCTCGTGAGAAGTTGTTGTTACCTCTTGTGCCGGAGCCTCTTCTTTTTTTCTTCTAAGAGGAACACTAAACATACGGCGGTTATCTTTTAAACGCCTCATAATAGAGGCAAACTGCATATCTTGGTAACCAAATAAAACTTTATCGTTTGCTCTACCATACAGTGCCGGATTCCGAACTGATTGTTTATATTCATTTAATTCTTCAGTATTAGCAAAGGTTCTTTCCTCGTATATAAATAGGCTAATAATTGCAATAATTTTCTTTTCATTCCTTAACACTAAGTTATAAACTATATTACCCCTTGAACCGGCACTAATTACCATAAATTCTGCTTTATATAAATTAAATTCAATAGCATATTGGTTTTGTTCTAACAGTTCTAAGAGTTTATGAAAACTTTCTTTGGTAATAGAAAAAGTAATGGTATCGTCCCATGGGGCAAATTTTTCATTACGGTAAGACCCTAAGAGAGATTGAAAATCTAGCCAATAATCTGTAATATTATGTTCCTGCAAAAAATCTGTAAAATTACAAGCTAACTTTAAGCAACTAACTTGAAATAATTTTAGTATCCCTGTGGTTTCTTGCATATGCTCTATATTAAACATATAAGAAAAGAACTCATTAAACTTATTTAATTTAGCATTAATTTCAGCTACCTCATGTTTCACTTTATTTAATTGAGCCAATTCCGACTTAATTCTTTCTAAGGTATCTGGTGCTTCCCTTTTATTATTTTCAACTATTGGTACATTCTTTTCTGATTTATTAAATAGCATTTTTCTACCTATAAGTTTTAATTATTGATATTACTAGTGTTGGCATATTTATGTTTTACTATGTAACTTGCAACTAAGGCTTATGCCAATGATTTATGTTTAATTTTTTTAGGAACATCATTTTCTATACCTAAACGTTTTCTTTTATCGGCTTCATATTCTTGGTAATTCCCCTCGTGCATTATTACCTTAGCCTCACCTTCAAAGGCAATAATATGAGTAGCAATTCTATCTAAAAACCACCTATCATGAGAAACAACTAATACACAACCTGTAAAATCTAGAATAGCTGTTTCTAATGCTCGTAGAGTTTCTACATCTAAATCATTTGTTGGTTCATCTAGTAATAATACATTATGCCCTTGCTTTAACATTTTAGCTAAATGAACTCTATTGCGTTCTCCACCTGATAATTGGGATATTTTCTTTTGTTGGTCGGCTCCTTTAAAATTAAACTGCCCTACGTAATTCCTTGTGTGAATGGTATGGTTACCAATGGTTACTTCATCTAACCCTTCGGCTATTTCTTGCCACACATTATTGTTATCATTCAAAGAATCCCTTGATTGATCCACAAAGCCTAAAGAGACTTTCTCGCCAATTTTCATACTACCACTATCTAACTTCTCTATTCCTGAAATTAGTTTAAATAAAGTAGATTTACCAACTCCATTAGCACCAATAATTCCTACAATGGCACCTTTTGGTATATTAAAAGAAAAATCATCTATTAGCTTTCTACCAGCAAAGGATTTACAAATATTTTTTGCTTCTATTACTACATCTCCTAGGCGGTTACCAGATGGAATAATTAAAGAAGCTCTATATGCTTTGTTTTGTTGAGTAGTAGCTAATAATTCCTCGTAAGCTCTAACTCTTGCCTGATTCTTAGCTTGCCTTGCTTTTGGTGATTTTGAAATCCACTCTAGTTCATTTTTTAAAGTACGTTGTTTTGCCGATTCCTCTTTTTCTTCTTGCTGTAAACGTTTATATTTTTGGCTAAGCCAAGCTGAATAGTTTCCCTCGTAAGGAATTCCTTCCCCTCTTTCTAATTCTAAAATCCAATTAGTAATATTATCTAAGAAGTATCTATCGTGGGTTACTACTAATACCATACCCTTATATTTTTTTAAATAATCTTCCAACCAAGCTACGGATTCCGTATCTAAATGGTTAGTTGGTTCATCTAATAGTAAAATATCAGGGTTAGATAATAATAATTGGCATAAAGCGATTCTTCTTTTTTCACCACCAGATAAATTATGCACAGCTAAGTCTGGGTCGGGGCAGTTTAGAGCGTCCATAGCTATGGCAACTTTTCTATCTAAATCCCATGCGTCTTTAGCTTCAATTTGCCCAGAGAGTTCATCTTGCTCGGCTAATAATTTGTTAATTTCTTCTTCATCTGTAACTTCGGCAAACTTAGCACTAACCTCGTTAAATTTATTTAGTAGGTTAGTAATTTCCGATAATCCTAAAAAAATATTTTCTTTAACACTTAGGTTATTATCTAACTTAGGTTCTTGTGGTAAGTAACCAATTTTAGTATGCTCTCTAACCCAAATTTCCCCTGAATATTCTTTATCTAGCCCTGCTATTAATTTTAAAAAGGTAGACTTACCTGCACCATTATGCCCTAAAATGCCAATTTTTGCATTGTGAAAAAAAGATAAATACAAACCATTTAAAATAGTTTTTCCACCTTGATACACTTTTCTTACATCTTTCATTGTTAGTACATAATTTACCATGCGTCTTCCGTAGTTCTTGATTAATATAGATTAATATTATAGCCTATTTACAAGTTTAGTAAAGGCTAGCATTCACAATTAGTAAATTCATAAAAATCTATAAAATTATTAACTATCAACTAGTCAAGTTATTTTAACTAAAAATTAACTTGCAAGTTATACAATAAAAATATGTTTAATTAGCATGGTATAATCTTATTTTCTAATTATCTTAGAGAATAGTAATGCTACTTTGCTTAAACCATAAGTTTAATAAAAAGTTAGATAGCTAATCCATTATTCAATAGGTTCAATAGGTGAGTTTTTATGAAGAAGAAGTTTAATCATGTAAAATACTTAGTAATTTCATTATTTTGCACATTGCTTGCAGTTAATGGTTATACAAAAACCACAAATTTACCCGAAAACTCTAATTCTAATACGGCAACTGAAAATTCCAATACAAGTAATAATTCCCAAATGGGTAATACTAACCAGGCTAATACGCCAGCAAACCAACCACCAGCTAGTAAAAATAACAATAGCAATAACTCTACTGACAATAATAATTCTACAACAAATGATGACAATAATAACAGTAATAACTCTACCCCCAACAATAGTTCGGCACCAAATGGTGAGAGTAACAATGGGAATAACTCTACTGAAAACAATAGTTCGGCAGTAGATGATGAAAGTAACCTAGATGAAGGCATGACAGATGCTGAAACTATGGCAGAGGAAGAAGCTAACTCAAATACTTCAGGTAATACTACCAGCAGTACTACTACCCCAAATAAAGGGCAAAATAACACCATGAATAATAATGCTAATGGGAACAATCCCACTTCTAATAGTAATTCTGCTAATAAAAGTCCTAAAGTGGATCCTTCAAGCAATAAAAATATTAATGCTGAAGCTCCTGTTAATCTTGGTTCTCCTAAGCAAAACTCTAATGTTGAAGAAGATACTAGTGCAGCCGGAGGAATTACTGAAGGTTATAAAAATCCTTATATTTCTTCCCAGAATTCTGCTAATAAGAATTCTCCTAATAAAAAATCTAACAAAAAATAGTATGAATAGCTTAAATATGCTTTAGAAGAAGCATAATAAGGTGATGTTTTTAAGCCAAAATATGAAGCCATAGAACTTACAATAACAAATTAGGCTTTCATTCTCCTTTTCAAATAGTGCTAGTTTATTATTTGGGAATTCTTTATAAAAAAGTTCAATAACTCTAATAAATTTAATAAAAAAAATCTTATGAGTTTTTTGTAACCTTTGTATTTACTAACAAAAATGATATCAATGAAGATATGCTAAGGCTTGAGAGGTAATAAACATCATGTAGGGGCATTATCTTGTAGGAGCTTTAGCTTAACTTTTCAACCAAATAAAAATGGCAATAACTCACTAAAAATTATTGCCATTTAATCTTGCACTTATTGAATCGGTATTATCTGTTAAATCCCACTTTTCTAGCAGAACATTCAATGGCAATAATAGTATTATTGTTTTTTACTAAAAACTAGCATTTTATTAATTATTAATTCTCTAATACTAAGAGGTAACAAAGATAAAACATAAATTAAAGCAAACATAGGTTTTGGAAAAATAATAGTTCTTTTTTGCTTTTTAATACCTTGAAAAATAATTTTACTAGCAGTTTCTGCACTCATTAACATAGGTAGCTTTTTTATAGTACTCTGCTTTAACATTTTACTTTCTATAAAACCAGGAATAATAGTAGAAAGAATAATATTATGCTGTTTTAATAGTGGAGATATCCCCTCAGCTAATACTCTAATTGCTGCTTTAGAAGAAGCATAATAAGGTGATGTTTTTAAGCCAAAATATGAAGCCATAGAACTTACAATAGCAATTTGCCCTTCCCCCTTACGCATCATAACCTCAATGCTAGGGTGTATAGTATTAAATACTCCATTTACATTGGTAGAGAATATTGTATTAGCCATTTCAGCTAGGGAAACTTGTTTGATAAAACTACTAGCAATGCCTGCATTGGCAATCACAATATCTAAACCATAATTTTGGGCAACATACTGAATAAAAGTATTCATTTCTACAGCATTACGAACATCAACTACTTGCCCTAAAATAAAATTAGGATATTGGCTAAAATATTGAACTGTTTCAGCAACTTTCTTCTTATTACGTCCTGTAAGAATAACTCTATAACCATGATTCAAATACTGTTCTACTAAAGCAAAACCAATACCTGATGTTCCACCTGTAATTAAAACTAACCTCACCTTAACCTATATAAAAATTTAGCATACTAAAAATTAAAATAACGTAAGCAAAGTGTATTAACTTGGTAAACAAGAAATAATATTTTTATACTTAGCTACTTCTTCATGATTTTCTAATAAATCATCAAATAAAAAAGCAAAACTACCTTTTTCCTTTAAGATATTGCTAATTAATTGTCCTTTTTGCTGGAAAGCGTCCATTATTAAACGTTCATCATTCAACCAAAGGTCATGCTTTGCTAACCATTGTTTACTCTCTTCTCGTAAACTAGACGAACGTGCTGTAATATAATAAACACTATCTTTATTATCCCTTAGTAAATACTGTAATAATTTTACGGTATTGTTGGGAATTAAAGGGATATTATTATAACCTATTTCTTCCTTAATTTTTAGATCTATAGCTACATAGAAATCATCTTTATTGGAAAAATCTTTTAAATGAATATTGTGTTTTACCGATAAAGAATCCACCACACTCTGGGTATGGCAAATGGTATCATCAAGGTCAAAAAAATATAAATACATTTTAAGGTTTAAATTTACCTACAACTGGGACTTTCTTTAGATTCTCCCTCATTGTTGGATACTTACGAATTGGCACACTTAAATCATTACCAGCAGAATAACCATTATGCTCACCATTATGCCATACTTTACTAACATCATACACTACACCATCAACGGCAATATAAGCAGGTTGACCTTTCTTGCCATTAAATTGTTTTAAACTTTTAGTTGTAAATTGTTGCTGTTGCCCAGCGTATGCTATATTAGCTCCAATAAGAATAATAAATAAGCAAATAATTACTTTTTTCATAAAAACCTCTAAAATAAAATATTAAAAATTTTTCTATATACAAATAGTAATTATTATTTATTTTTTATTCAATCTAATTTTTATTTAATTTTACAGTAAGCAAATATTTGGTAACTTAAATTACACCTGTAATCACTTACAACTATAGTAAAATACTAGCAAATATAATCCAATGATTATACTCGTTATAGTTTATATTATAAAGTTTTGGTATTTACTAAATTTTTAGTATTTTCTATTAGTAGTAGAATTTTACACTGCTACTATAAAGTTTGTTGTAATACAACCTAAAGTATTATGAATGAAACTACTAATTTCATTACAACTGCCAAATAATTGTACTCTTTGCTCTTTATTCATAATATATAAATTATAATTTATCCTGATTATCTACTTTGCTTTTTAGCATAAAATAATAATTAATTCCATACAAAGTAAATAGATCTATATTTTGCTAAATTTCTTAGGTTTAAGTAAAGGATATACTAAGTTTTATGCTGTGATACTTTTCAAAATAAACTTAATTAATCCCTAAAAAGATATTGCACTATTATAAATTTATAAATATAGTTATATATACAAAATTTTGATTTTTAGATAGGTATTAGATAGTTATTTATTATGAATTTTGTAAAAAAATGATTCTTATTTTAACCATAATAATACTTTATACAGGAGCTATTTTTGCATCAACTCATAAATGGAAAAATAACAGTATAGAATCAACAGAATATGGGGATTTGCTAACTTTACTAATTTTTGAAAATGGTTTGCAAGAAAAAAATATTGGTATTATCTTTCCAAGTGATGAATGTTCTTCATACGATAGTATACCAACAAATGCACCATCCATGTATATTAATAATACCAAAGTGCAAATGATGGCACAGTGTTTAGCCAAAGGGAAAAGAATGGATTTCCCTAAAACTTCAGCAGGCAGACACTATGTAATTAATGAATTACGAAATAAAAATCAAATTATTTATAAACAGGGAGAACTAACCACTACCTTTAAGGCTAAAGGATTTACAAATGCTTATAACTCTTTTGAAAGTATATCTGGTGGATTATAAGACCTAAAACCAAGCAATATAAATATCATTATTACAGAACTTACAGTTGCTAAACTTAGATTTATTTTATTTATTAACTACCCCCAATAAATAGTTGTGTTTAAAAAATTATCTTACTATATGTAAATAAATTGGGTATTATATTAAAGATATACATACAACGAAAACAAGCTCCATAGGTAAAACAATAATGATAGCTCAAGTTCTTAACTCCCTAGCAGTAATCCTTTTATTAGTAATTCTTGTTATTTTACAAAGAAAGCACATTAAGTTTAACAAAAGAGTATTTTGTGCTTTATTTTTAGGAGCAATCTTAGGTGCTTTGTTCCACTTACAAGATCATGCCAATTTTACTAGTGGCTTGGCAATCGCTTCAACTGTAAGTACTATTTATATTCGTTTATTACAAATGATAATTTTCCCACTGGTGGCTATGGGTATTTTATCGGCCATTACTAAAATGAGTGAATCTACCCATTTAGGAAAGTCTTTAGGTTTAATTATTTTAATGTTACTGGTAACCACAGCTATTGCTGCTTGTGTAGGTATTTTTATTACCTATGTATTCCATATAGATTTTCGTTCTTTAAACCATATTATTCCTGAACAAGGGTTTTTAAATCAATTAGCTGAAAAGAAATCATCTATGGATCCTTCTTTACTTACAACTCTAACTAATTTAATTCCTACCAATCCTTTTGCCGATTTAGCCGGTATGCGAAATAATTCTATTGCTGCTACTGTAATTTTCTTCTTGTTTATTGGTTTTGCTTATTTAGGAGTAAGTAGAAAATATCCTGAAACAGGAGAACAATTCAAAAAAGGAGTTGATGTTCTTTTTACCATAATTATGCGAGCTGTAATTCTAATTATACGGTTAACTCCTTATGGTGTTTTTGGTTTAATTTTTCAAGTATTTGCTAATACTAACTACCATGATTTACTATCTTTAATAAGTTTTGTTGGCGCTTCATATTTAGCCATTTTACTTATGTATATAATACATTCTCTTATTCTGGCTCTAAATGGTTATAATGTACTTACCTATTATAAAAAAGTTTTTCCTTTGCTAACTTTTGCTTTTCTTTCTAGGTCATCAGCCGCTAGTATCCCTTTAAATATTGATACACAAACAGATGCTTTAGGAGTAAACAGTGGTTTAGCTTCTGCCTCTTCGGCCTTTGGTGCAATTTTAGGGCAAAATGCTTGTGCTGGTATTTACCCTGCAATGCTTGCTATTATTGTAGCTCCTACTGTTGGCATTGACCCATTCTCATTACATTTTATGGCAACATTAGTGCTGGTTATTGTGTTAAATTCTTTAGGAGTAGCAGGTGTTGGTGGTGGAGCTACCTTTGCTGCTATTGCTACTTTTTCCTTCTTTAATATGCCTTTGTATATTATTGCCTTATTAGTAGCAATTGAACCAATTATAGATATGGCTAGAACATCTTTAAATATAAATGGTTCTTTAGTAGCATCTTTAGTATCAGCAAAGTTTACTAACAATATTAATAAAGATGTTTTTAATTCTTAAATTAATAAGGAGTTAACTATGAAAATTGTAATTATTGGTGGTAATGGAGCAGGTATGACCTGTGCGGCGAAACTTCAACGCAATTTACCTAAATCTGAAATTGTTGTTTTTGAAAATAGCCCTTATGTATCTTTTGGAGCTTGTGGCTTACCTTATTATATTGGCAATTTTTTTAATAATTCTAATAATTTATTTGCCCGCACTAAAGAGCAATTAGAAGCTACAGGTTTTAAAATTTTTACAGAACATGAAGTATTAAATATTAATCCTAAAACAAAAACTATTGAGGTTAAAAACTTACAAAAGCAAACCACTTTTACTACAAATTATAATAAATTAGTATTGGCAACGGGGGCAAATGCCATTACCTTAAATTTACAAGGAGAAAATATCAGTACGGTTAAAACCTTAGCTGAAGCCGACAAAATTAAGAATTACCTGACAAAGCATAAAGTGAAAAATATTGGTATCCTTGGAGCAGGTTATATTGGCTTAGAATTATTAGAAGCTTTTACTAATTACAATATTAATATTATTGATTTAAAAAGCCAATTAAGCCAAAATTTTTTAGACTCTGAATTTGAAGAAGTATTAGCTAAAGAAATTAACAGCCACTCTAATATTAAACTTCACTTAAATACAGCTTTTAAAGAATTAACTAATAATCAAAAGAATTTAACGCTACACTTAATAAATAAACAAACTCAAAAACCTTTTGATATCAAGGTAGAATTTCTAATTGTTGCCTTAGGCTTTAAGCCCTTTATACCTGAAATTCTTCATAGTAAAATTAAAACATTACCCAATGGTGCCGTATTAATTAACCAAAAAGGTGAAACTAGTATTAAAGATATTTATGCGGCTGGTGATTGTGCTTCTATTTGGCATAATATTTTAAAAACTCAAACCTATATCCCCTTAGCTACCGTTGCTAATAAAATGGGAAAAAAGGTAGCAGATACCATAGCTAAACACTCTAATAGTTTTACAGGAGTTTTAGGTTCAGCTTGTTTAAAACTATTAAACTTAGAAATAGCTAAAACAGGAATTAGTGAGTCTGAAGCAAAAGCTAATAATATTCCTTATGTTGCCACATTTGTAAAAGACTATAACCATACTAATTACTACCCTAACCAAGCAAAACTTTTTATGAAGATTCTACATTCTCCTAAAACTAAAAAAATCTTAGGAGCCCAATTAGTTGGTAAAAATGGCACTTCTCTAAGGCTTCATGCCCTTAGTGTAGCCATTGAAACAGGTTTAACCATTGAAAAACTAGGCAATTTAGACTTTGCCTATGCTCCACCCTTTAATAGAACTTGGGAAGCATTAAATGTTTTAGGCAATGTAGCTGCTAAAGCTAAGTCCTCCTCTTAAGTTTATTTTGGTTAAAGCCTTTTAAATTCTACTTTACTTACAAGAAGTACTATTACTTATTTTTCTTAATACAGTTAATATTTGTAGCAGGAAAATTATAATGGCAATTTAGGAAAGATTAAATGGCAAATTTTTAAATGCACTATAAAATAAAGGTAGTACAGCCACAGCTACTGTAACTAAATATAAATACTTATTTACTGCCACTCAATGCCCTACAATTAAGGGGGGGGGGTAGAAGAATGTGAGATTACCCTATATAGAAGTTCACAAAGTTATTAAATAAGCTGCAATAATTCAAGATCACCTAATATATCTTTTTTAAGGTTAACAAGATTTAATGGTATTCTACTTAATAGGAAAACCATATTCTTTTTTGATAACTCTTGTAATATGAGTAGTTCTTATACGTTTTAAAAAAGGTACTTTAGCTACTTTAGTATTAATAATATTTTTGTAATCTAGCCAATCTTTAACTTTGAACTTTAATAAATAATCTGTTTCTAAAGATAGAGCATAAATCTCACGGATTTCAGGAATTTTAGCTAAAGCTGTTTCAAAGGCATCTTTTTCACTTTCATCTTTAACCTCAATAGAAACTGAAGCAAACATAGTAATATTGTAATTAAAAACTTTTGCATCAATATCTGCAAAATAACCTTTAATTACGCCATGATCTTGCAAAGTTTTTAAACGCCGTAAACATGGTGAAGGTGATATTCCTACAATGTTAGATAGTTCTATATTAGAAATTCTTCCATTATCTTGTAAAATTTCTAAAATTTTAATATCTATATCATCTATTTTTATAGTATTCTTCATAGTTTTACTCATATAATATTACTAAAATGATACAATACAAATAAATGCCTTTACAACTAAAATATCTTTCATTAGCATACTAATAAAGGTATTTTTTATAAAACTTTATAAAACGGGAATTCATATAATGGTAGCCACAATACATAACTTAATTATTATCGGAGCAGGACCAGCTGGTTACAGTGCCGCAATTTATGCCCAAAGGGCAGGTTTAAAACCAATTTTAATTCAAGGCTCGGAACCTGGTGGGCAACTAATGCAAACTACCGATGTAGATAATTACCCTGGTTTTGCTACAATCTTAG
Protein-coding sequences here:
- the tcyP gene encoding L-cystine uptake protein TcyP, with the protein product MIAQVLNSLAVILLLVILVILQRKHIKFNKRVFCALFLGAILGALFHLQDHANFTSGLAIASTVSTIYIRLLQMIIFPLVAMGILSAITKMSESTHLGKSLGLIILMLLVTTAIAACVGIFITYVFHIDFRSLNHIIPEQGFLNQLAEKKSSMDPSLLTTLTNLIPTNPFADLAGMRNNSIAATVIFFLFIGFAYLGVSRKYPETGEQFKKGVDVLFTIIMRAVILIIRLTPYGVFGLIFQVFANTNYHDLLSLISFVGASYLAILLMYIIHSLILALNGYNVLTYYKKVFPLLTFAFLSRSSAASIPLNIDTQTDALGVNSGLASASSAFGAILGQNACAGIYPAMLAIIVAPTVGIDPFSLHFMATLVLVIVLNSLGVAGVGGGATFAAIATFSFFNMPLYIIALLVAIEPIIDMARTSLNINGSLVASLVSAKFTNNINKDVFNS
- a CDS encoding LicD family protein — its product is MLFNKSEKNVPIVENNKREAPDTLERIKSELAQLNKVKHEVAEINAKLNKFNEFFSYMFNIEHMQETTGILKLFQVSCLKLACNFTDFLQEHNITDYWLDFQSLLGSYRNEKFAPWDDTITFSITKESFHKLLELLEQNQYAIEFNLYKAEFMVISAGSRGNIVYNLVLRNEKKIIAIISLFIYEERTFANTEELNEYKQSVRNPALYGRANDKVLFGYQDMQFASIMRRLKDNRRMFSVPLRRKKEEAPAQEVTTTSHEHQINLTNPNGIYNKPETYYVLWQEHTANQPLLIKKTDLFPLTKVNFASYRFNAPSQVAQHLGNIYNSFALNPYNLKEGRLFNTDNLSSIIAEDDILLQFITKK
- the ettA gene encoding Energy-dependent translational throttle protein EttA, which translates into the protein MVNYVLTMKDVRKVYQGGKTILNGLYLSFFHNAKIGILGHNGAGKSTFLKLIAGLDKEYSGEIWVREHTKIGYLPQEPKLDNNLSVKENIFLGLSEITNLLNKFNEVSAKFAEVTDEEEINKLLAEQDELSGQIEAKDAWDLDRKVAIAMDALNCPDPDLAVHNLSGGEKRRIALCQLLLSNPDILLLDEPTNHLDTESVAWLEDYLKKYKGMVLVVTHDRYFLDNITNWILELERGEGIPYEGNYSAWLSQKYKRLQQEEKEESAKQRTLKNELEWISKSPKARQAKNQARVRAYEELLATTQQNKAYRASLIIPSGNRLGDVVIEAKNICKSFAGRKLIDDFSFNIPKGAIVGIIGANGVGKSTLFKLISGIEKLDSGSMKIGEKVSLGFVDQSRDSLNDNNNVWQEIAEGLDEVTIGNHTIHTRNYVGQFNFKGADQQKKISQLSGGERNRVHLAKMLKQGHNVLLLDEPTNDLDVETLRALETAILDFTGCVLVVSHDRWFLDRIATHIIAFEGEAKVIMHEGNYQEYEADKRKRLGIENDVPKKIKHKSLA
- the hcaB gene encoding short-chain dehydrogenase (3-phenylpropionate-dihydrodiol/cinnamic acid-dihydrodiol dehydrogenase); the protein is MRLVLITGGTSGIGFALVEQYLNHGYRVILTGRNKKKVAETVQYFSQYPNFILGQVVDVRNAVEMNTFIQYVAQNYGLDIVIANAGIASSFIKQVSLAEMANTIFSTNVNGVFNTIHPSIEVMMRKGEGQIAIVSSMASYFGLKTSPYYASSKAAIRVLAEGISPLLKQHNIILSTIIPGFIESKMLKQSTIKKLPMLMSAETASKIIFQGIKKQKRTIIFPKPMFALIYVLSLLPLSIRELIINKMLVFSKKQ
- the ribF gene encoding Riboflavin biosynthesis protein RibF → MLKNNCSIFAIGNFDGIHKGHQELLKVLQEVAKTEPYGVITFEPHPVVFFKKVSNYLITKTADKINLLKSYGVSEIKVLPFNEIYQLSPEEFVEKILVNKLKVKTIVTGNNFTFGTKQLGNVTLLTAIAKKYNIKHIIVPFAKNKQGQVYSSSLVRQSISLGDCASIYNLLGRNYIVSGIVVEGNKLARILDFPTANIKLKDYVSPKYGVYAVYAIIDEIKYQGIANFGIRPTLTDHQEFLEVHIFNYNKNIYDKLIKVEFLKFLRNEMKFPSIELLKQQISKDVTTLKEYFAKQ
- a CDS encoding cytochrome B5 produces the protein MKKVIICLFIILIGANIAYAGQQQQFTTKSLKQFNGKKGQPAYIAVDGVVYDVSKVWHNGEHNGYSAGNDLSVPIRKYPTMRENLKKVPVVGKFKP